One Comamonas endophytica DNA window includes the following coding sequences:
- the mfd gene encoding transcription-repair coupling factor — protein sequence MELPKLSPGKRFTLPRPVGSADALLLARLGTREKAAGRVTAIVTADASDAQRLMEELAFFAPGLRCALFPDWETLPYDTFSPHQDLISERLATLWRISQHDQATGADVVLVPATTALYRLAPPSFLAGYTFHFKVRQKLDEAKLKAQLTLAGYSHVSQVVSHGEYAVRGGLIDLFPMGSAVPYRVDLFDDEIDSIRTFDPDTQRSLYPVPEVRLLPGREFPMDDDARALFRSRWRELLEGDPTRSRVYKDMGNGVATAGIEYYLPLFFEDSATVFDYLGEQATVVLHGDLEPAFQRFWQDTRERYRLVQGDPERPALPPESLFLSAEQFYLRAKEYAQLAVRGAEVPADQLASGEFQPLPELSVVRGAEDPLARLHAHLRQTSQRLLLLAESDGRRESLLDFFRASQLNPPAFDSLAQFEADTSEKIGIATAPLAAGFHWNTAGIDFITETELFAAGPTTRRRKKQEQVSDVEALIKDLSELQVGDPVVHSQHGIGRYQGLVNMDVGQRNPDGSPALQEFLHLAYAGDAVLYVPVSQLQLISRYTGMSPEDAPLHKLGGNQWEKAKRKAAEQVRDSAAELLNIYARRAAREGHAFRYSPQDYETFANDFGFEETADQKAAIHAVIHDMLSPQPMDRLVCGDVGFGKTEVALRAAFIAVTGGKQVAFLAPTTLLAEQHYRTLVDRFARWPIRVAEVSRFRSGKEITAAIKGIADGTVDIVVGTHKLLSESTHFHDLGLLIIDEEHRFGVRHKEQMKALRAEVDVLTLTATPIPRTMGMALEGLRDLSVIATAPQRRLAIKTFVRNEGTGVIREAVLRELKRGGQCYFLHNEVETIENRRQKLEEILPEARIAVAHGQMPERELERVMRDFVAQRYNILLCSTIIETGIDVPSANTILISRADKFGLAQLHQLRGRVGRSHHQAYAYLMVPEIESLTKQAQQRLDAIQQMEELGSGFYLAMHDLEIRGAGEVLGENQSGNMLEVGFQLYNEMLAEAVRSLKEGKEPDLLAPMSASTDINLHAPALLPDSYCGDVHLRLSFYKKLATARTSEQIDNLLEEIVDRFGKLPPQAQTLIDVHRLRVLSQPYGVLKVDAAPGVITITFKPQPPIDPMNIIALIQKNKHIKLAGNEKLRIERELPDPMARAQLVRDVLRSLGQPLKAEAAVA from the coding sequence ATGGAACTGCCCAAACTCTCCCCCGGCAAACGATTCACCCTTCCCCGCCCCGTGGGCAGCGCCGACGCGCTGCTGCTGGCCCGCCTGGGCACCCGCGAGAAGGCCGCGGGCCGCGTCACGGCCATCGTCACGGCCGACGCCAGCGATGCGCAGCGGCTGATGGAGGAGCTGGCCTTCTTTGCGCCCGGGCTGCGCTGCGCGCTGTTTCCCGACTGGGAGACCCTGCCCTACGACACCTTCTCCCCGCACCAGGACCTGATCAGCGAGCGGCTGGCGACGCTGTGGCGCATCAGCCAGCATGACCAGGCGACCGGCGCCGACGTGGTGCTGGTGCCCGCCACCACCGCGCTGTACCGCCTCGCGCCGCCGAGCTTTCTGGCCGGCTACACCTTCCACTTCAAGGTCCGGCAGAAGCTCGACGAGGCCAAGCTCAAGGCGCAGCTGACGCTGGCCGGCTACTCGCATGTCTCGCAGGTCGTGAGCCATGGCGAATACGCGGTGCGCGGCGGGCTGATCGATCTGTTTCCCATGGGCTCGGCCGTGCCCTACCGCGTGGACCTGTTCGACGACGAGATCGACTCGATACGCACCTTCGACCCCGACACACAGCGCAGCCTCTACCCGGTGCCCGAGGTGCGCCTGCTGCCCGGGCGCGAGTTCCCGATGGACGACGACGCGCGCGCGCTGTTCCGCAGCCGCTGGCGCGAGCTGCTCGAGGGCGACCCCACGCGCAGCCGCGTCTACAAGGACATGGGCAATGGCGTGGCCACGGCCGGCATCGAGTACTACCTGCCGCTGTTCTTCGAGGACTCGGCGACGGTGTTCGACTATCTGGGCGAGCAGGCCACCGTCGTGCTGCATGGCGACCTGGAGCCCGCGTTCCAGCGCTTCTGGCAGGACACCAGGGAGCGCTACCGGCTGGTGCAGGGCGACCCCGAGCGCCCGGCGCTGCCGCCCGAGTCCCTGTTCCTGAGCGCCGAGCAGTTCTATCTGCGCGCCAAGGAATATGCGCAGCTGGCCGTGCGCGGCGCCGAGGTGCCCGCGGACCAGCTGGCCAGCGGCGAGTTCCAGCCGCTGCCCGAGCTGTCGGTGGTGCGCGGCGCCGAGGACCCGCTGGCGCGCCTGCACGCGCATCTGCGCCAGACTTCGCAGCGCCTGCTGCTGCTGGCCGAGAGCGACGGCCGGCGCGAGAGCCTGCTGGATTTCTTCCGTGCCTCGCAGCTCAACCCGCCGGCCTTCGACTCGCTGGCGCAGTTCGAGGCCGACACCAGCGAGAAGATCGGCATCGCCACCGCGCCGCTGGCCGCGGGCTTCCACTGGAACACGGCCGGCATCGACTTCATCACCGAAACCGAGCTGTTCGCCGCCGGGCCGACCACGCGCCGGCGCAAGAAGCAGGAGCAGGTCAGCGATGTCGAGGCGCTGATCAAGGACCTGTCGGAGCTGCAGGTCGGAGACCCGGTGGTGCACAGCCAGCATGGCATCGGCCGCTACCAGGGCCTGGTCAACATGGATGTGGGCCAGCGAAACCCCGACGGCAGCCCGGCGCTGCAGGAATTCCTGCACCTGGCCTATGCCGGCGACGCGGTGCTTTACGTGCCTGTGAGCCAGCTGCAACTGATCAGCCGCTACACCGGCATGTCGCCCGAGGACGCGCCGCTGCACAAGCTCGGCGGCAACCAATGGGAAAAAGCCAAGCGCAAGGCCGCCGAGCAGGTACGCGACTCGGCCGCCGAGCTGCTCAACATCTATGCGCGGCGCGCGGCGCGCGAAGGCCATGCCTTCCGCTACAGCCCGCAGGACTACGAGACCTTCGCCAACGACTTCGGCTTCGAGGAAACCGCCGACCAGAAGGCGGCGATCCACGCGGTGATCCACGACATGCTCAGCCCGCAGCCGATGGACCGGCTGGTCTGCGGCGACGTGGGCTTCGGCAAGACCGAAGTCGCGCTGCGCGCGGCCTTCATTGCCGTCACGGGCGGCAAGCAGGTGGCGTTCCTCGCGCCCACCACGCTGCTGGCCGAGCAGCACTACCGCACGCTGGTCGACCGCTTCGCGCGCTGGCCGATCCGCGTGGCCGAGGTCTCGCGCTTCCGTTCGGGCAAGGAGATCACGGCGGCCATCAAGGGCATTGCCGACGGCACGGTGGACATCGTGGTGGGCACGCACAAGCTGCTGTCGGAGTCCACGCACTTCCACGACCTGGGCCTGCTGATCATCGACGAGGAGCACCGCTTCGGCGTGCGCCACAAGGAGCAGATGAAGGCGCTGCGCGCCGAGGTCGACGTGCTCACGCTCACCGCCACGCCCATTCCGCGCACCATGGGCATGGCGCTCGAGGGCCTGCGCGACCTGAGCGTCATCGCCACCGCGCCGCAGCGGCGCCTGGCGATCAAGACCTTCGTGCGCAACGAGGGCACGGGCGTCATTCGCGAAGCCGTGCTGCGCGAACTCAAGCGCGGCGGCCAGTGCTACTTCCTGCACAACGAGGTCGAGACCATCGAGAACCGGCGCCAGAAGCTGGAAGAGATCCTGCCCGAGGCGCGCATCGCCGTGGCCCATGGACAGATGCCCGAGCGCGAGCTCGAGCGCGTCATGCGCGACTTCGTCGCCCAGCGCTACAACATCCTGCTGTGCTCGACCATCATCGAGACCGGCATCGACGTGCCCAGCGCCAACACCATCCTCATCAGCCGCGCCGACAAGTTCGGCCTGGCGCAGCTGCACCAGCTGCGCGGGCGCGTGGGCCGCAGCCACCACCAGGCCTATGCCTACCTGATGGTGCCGGAGATCGAGAGCCTCACCAAGCAGGCGCAGCAGCGTCTCGACGCGATCCAGCAGATGGAGGAACTGGGCAGCGGCTTCTATTTGGCGATGCACGACTTGGAGATCCGCGGCGCGGGCGAGGTGCTGGGCGAGAACCAGAGCGGCAACATGCTCGAGGTGGGCTTTCAGCTCTACAACGAGATGCTGGCCGAGGCCGTGCGCTCGCTCAAGGAGGGCAAGGAGCCGGATCTGCTGGCGCCGATGTCGGCCTCCACGGACATCAACCTGCATGCGCCGGCGCTGCTGCCCGACAGCTACTGCGGCGACGTGCACCTGCGGCTGTCGTTCTACAAGAAGCTGGCCACGGCCAGGACCAGCGAGCAGATCGACAACCTGCTGGAGGAAATCGTCGACCGCTTCGGCAAGCTCCCGCCGCAGGCGCAGACGCTGATCGACGTGCACCGCCTGCGCGTGCTGAGCCAGCCCTATGGCGTGCTGAAGGTCGATGCGGCGCCGGGCGTCATCACCATCACCTTCAAGCCGCAGCCGCCTATCGATCCGATGAACATCATCGCGCTGATCCAGAAGAACAAGCACATCAAGCTCGCGGGCAACGAGAAGCTGCGCATCGAGCGCGAGCTGCCCGACCCGATGGCGCGCGCCCAGCTGGTGCGCGACGTGCTGCGCAGCCTGGGGCAGCCGCTCAAGGCCGAGGCTGCGGTGGCCTGA
- a CDS encoding SIMPL domain-containing protein (The SIMPL domain is named for its presence in mouse protein SIMPL (signalling molecule that associates with mouse pelle-like kinase). Bacterial member BP26, from Brucella, was shown to assemble into a channel-like structure, while YggE from E. coli has been associated with resistance to oxidative stress.), translated as MKKMSQWIVAGVLCAGAGMAAAQALPEPANVLQLSSSGTVEATQDLLVMTLAATREGSDASAVQSQLQQVLDAALAVARRQAQPGQLDVRTGTFGIYPRNNRDGKITGWQGRAELVLQGRDFDRITRTAAQVDGMQVAQTGFALSREARAKVEGQAQAEAIQSFQAKARAMAQAFGFERFTLREVNVNSNDSGFSPRVAMMSKAGMAAEAAPIPVEAGKTQVVVNVSGSVQMLK; from the coding sequence ATGAAGAAAATGTCCCAATGGATCGTCGCAGGGGTATTGTGCGCAGGCGCCGGCATGGCGGCCGCGCAGGCGTTGCCCGAACCCGCCAACGTGCTGCAGCTGTCGAGCTCGGGCACCGTCGAGGCGACGCAGGACCTGCTGGTCATGACGCTGGCCGCGACTCGCGAAGGCAGCGATGCGTCGGCGGTGCAGTCGCAGCTGCAGCAGGTGCTGGATGCGGCGCTGGCTGTGGCCCGGCGCCAGGCACAACCCGGACAGCTCGATGTGCGTACCGGCACGTTCGGCATCTACCCGCGCAACAACCGGGACGGCAAGATCACCGGCTGGCAGGGCCGGGCGGAGCTGGTGCTGCAGGGGCGCGATTTCGACCGCATCACGCGCACCGCGGCCCAGGTCGACGGCATGCAGGTGGCACAAACCGGCTTTGCGCTGTCGCGCGAAGCGCGCGCCAAGGTCGAGGGCCAGGCCCAGGCCGAAGCCATCCAGAGCTTCCAGGCCAAGGCCCGCGCCATGGCGCAGGCCTTCGGCTTCGAACGCTTCACGCTGCGCGAGGTCAATGTCAACAGCAACGATTCGGGCTTCTCGCCCCGCGTGGCGATGATGTCCAAGGCCGGCATGGCGGCCGAGGCGGCGCCGATTCCCGTCGAGGCGGGCAAGACCCAGGTGGTGGTGAACGTGTCTGGTTCGGTGCAGATGCTGAAATAA
- a CDS encoding ATP-binding protein — protein MNASTAPVPDATSPVPLDYPHGHGGARLRSRLNLNLFWRTFCLLALLLIGSILAWLQTLRAFEFEPRTLHTAQQVASLVNLSRAALVHADAIARVSLIKTMADQEGVRILPREPGDKFELLDQGTLGGRLNEELTARLGPGTIVARSVNGEAGLWVGFDINGDPNWLLMDRSRFSPAGGRTWLVWLITAGVLSLAGAAVIARLINRPLKQLSDAANRVRDGDFDASQLDEQAVTSEIREVNIGFNRMAQKLSKLEQDRAVMLAGISHDLRTPLARLRLETEMSVADDVARDHMVADIVQLDATIDKFLDYARPDHVTLTTVHLHAVVSSCVYAVQDHRELQITMNVAEDLYVLADEIELARVISNLLENARRYGKSADTDTTQVEVTAKAREHWVVVRIRDHGRGVPPEQLARLTQPFFRGDSARTAAAGAGLGLSIVDKTVQRMGGVFALSNASSGGLAAHIQLQRASSLPGGKNPEQRLRRPQVKRHLPPRPPQRT, from the coding sequence ATGAACGCATCCACCGCCCCCGTGCCGGACGCCACCAGTCCGGTGCCGCTGGATTATCCGCACGGCCATGGCGGGGCGCGCTTGCGCTCGCGGTTGAACCTGAACCTGTTCTGGCGCACCTTCTGCCTGCTGGCGCTGCTGCTGATCGGCAGCATCCTGGCCTGGCTGCAGACCCTGCGCGCCTTCGAGTTCGAGCCGCGCACGCTGCATACCGCGCAGCAGGTGGCGTCGCTCGTCAACCTGAGCCGCGCGGCGCTGGTGCACGCCGATGCGATCGCGCGCGTGTCGCTGATCAAGACCATGGCCGACCAGGAAGGCGTCCGCATCCTGCCGCGCGAGCCGGGCGACAAGTTCGAACTGCTCGACCAGGGCACGCTGGGCGGGCGGCTCAACGAGGAACTCACCGCACGCCTCGGGCCAGGCACCATCGTTGCGCGCAGCGTCAACGGCGAGGCCGGCCTGTGGGTCGGCTTCGACATCAATGGCGACCCGAACTGGCTGCTGATGGACCGCTCGCGCTTCAGCCCCGCGGGCGGGCGCACCTGGCTGGTGTGGCTGATCACCGCCGGCGTGCTGTCGCTGGCCGGTGCGGCGGTGATCGCGCGGCTCATCAACCGGCCGCTCAAGCAGCTCAGCGACGCCGCAAACCGCGTGCGCGATGGCGATTTCGACGCCAGCCAGCTCGACGAGCAGGCGGTGACCAGCGAGATCCGCGAGGTCAACATCGGCTTCAACCGCATGGCGCAGAAGCTCTCCAAGCTCGAGCAGGACCGCGCCGTGATGCTGGCCGGCATCTCGCACGACCTGCGCACGCCGCTGGCGCGGCTGCGGCTGGAAACCGAGATGAGCGTGGCCGACGACGTGGCACGCGACCACATGGTGGCCGACATCGTGCAGCTCGATGCGACCATCGACAAATTCCTCGACTACGCGCGCCCCGACCACGTGACCCTGACCACCGTGCATCTGCATGCCGTGGTGTCGTCCTGCGTCTACGCGGTGCAGGACCATCGCGAGCTGCAGATCACCATGAACGTGGCCGAGGACCTGTATGTGCTGGCCGACGAGATCGAGCTGGCGCGCGTCATCTCGAACCTGCTGGAGAACGCGCGCCGCTACGGCAAGAGCGCCGATACCGACACCACCCAGGTCGAGGTCACGGCCAAGGCGCGCGAGCACTGGGTCGTGGTGCGCATCCGCGACCACGGCCGCGGCGTGCCGCCCGAGCAGCTGGCGCGGCTCACGCAGCCCTTCTTCCGCGGCGACTCGGCACGCACCGCGGCGGCCGGCGCCGGCCTGGGCCTGTCCATCGTCGACAAGACGGTGCAGCGCATGGGCGGCGTGTTCGCGCTGTCGAATGCTTCATCCGGCGGGCTGGCGGCCCATATCCAGCTGCAGCGCGCCTCGAGCCTGCCGGGCGGCAAGAACCCCGAGCAGCGCCTGCGCCGCCCGCAGGTCAAGCGCCACCTGCCTCCGCGCCCGCCGCAGCGGACCTGA
- the serB gene encoding phosphoserine phosphatase SerB, producing MSAATEFAPGLMVQRTPVPLRLSDYRLIAFDMDSTLINIECVDEIADATGKKAEVAAITEATMRGEIADFKESLRQRVALLRGVTEADMERVRRERLRLSPGAQALVEACQRAGLKVLLVSGGFTYFAEYVRGLLDIDFVRANVLAMENGVLTGTMVEQPWGDICDGAEKRRTLLEVASLMGIAPAQCIAVGDGANDLPMMGAAGLSVAFHAKPRVRAEAQIAINEGGLDRLLEILR from the coding sequence ATGAGCGCCGCTACCGAATTTGCCCCGGGCCTGATGGTCCAGCGCACCCCCGTGCCACTGCGCCTGAGCGATTACAGGCTGATTGCCTTCGACATGGACTCGACGCTGATCAACATCGAGTGCGTGGACGAGATTGCCGATGCCACGGGCAAGAAGGCCGAGGTCGCGGCCATCACCGAAGCCACGATGCGCGGCGAGATCGCCGACTTCAAGGAAAGCCTGCGCCAGCGCGTGGCGCTCTTGCGCGGCGTGACCGAAGCCGACATGGAGCGCGTGCGCCGCGAGCGGCTGCGCCTGTCGCCGGGCGCGCAGGCGCTGGTCGAGGCCTGCCAGCGCGCAGGCCTGAAGGTGCTGCTGGTGTCGGGCGGCTTCACCTACTTCGCCGAATACGTGCGCGGACTGCTGGACATCGACTTCGTGCGCGCCAATGTGCTCGCCATGGAAAATGGCGTGCTGACCGGCACCATGGTCGAGCAGCCCTGGGGCGACATCTGCGACGGCGCGGAAAAGCGCCGCACGCTGCTGGAAGTGGCGTCGCTGATGGGCATCGCTCCGGCGCAATGCATTGCCGTGGGCGATGGCGCCAACGATCTGCCGATGATGGGCGCCGCCGGCCTGTCGGTGGCCTTCCACGCCAAGCCGCGCGTGCGCGCCGAGGCGCAGATCGCCATCAACGAGGGCGGCCTGGACCGTCTGCTCGAGATCCTGCGCTGA
- the ispD gene encoding 2-C-methyl-D-erythritol 4-phosphate cytidylyltransferase, protein MTDLLPPSIDPSAKAANPQDKAAARLWAFVPCAGVGARAVAHGARPDLPKQYQPVAGQPLVLHTLAALAGVTRLAGTLVGVAAGDSFFLQMTAAQPQSWTTAPCGGPTRAETVLGGLAELKARGADDGDWVLVHDAARCLLTPAMVDRLIDACLDDPVGGLLALALPDTLKSARSEGGVPRVAATLERSDKWLAQTPQMFRLGTLRAALGAMGAAATDEASAIEASGRSPRLVAGSAQNFKVTYPEDFALAEAVLQARARVG, encoded by the coding sequence ATGACCGATTTGCTGCCGCCTTCAATTGACCCATCCGCCAAAGCTGCTAACCCCCAGGACAAGGCAGCTGCGCGGCTCTGGGCCTTCGTGCCCTGCGCCGGCGTGGGCGCGCGCGCCGTGGCCCATGGCGCGCGGCCCGATCTGCCCAAGCAATACCAGCCGGTGGCGGGGCAGCCGCTGGTGCTGCATACGCTGGCGGCGCTGGCCGGCGTGACGCGGCTGGCCGGCACGCTGGTGGGCGTGGCGGCGGGCGATTCCTTTTTCTTGCAGATGACGGCCGCGCAGCCGCAATCCTGGACCACTGCGCCCTGCGGCGGCCCGACGCGCGCCGAGACCGTGCTGGGCGGGCTGGCCGAACTGAAGGCGCGTGGGGCCGACGACGGCGACTGGGTACTGGTGCACGATGCCGCGCGCTGCCTGCTCACGCCGGCCATGGTGGACCGCCTGATCGATGCCTGCCTCGACGACCCCGTGGGCGGCCTGCTGGCGCTGGCGCTGCCCGATACGCTGAAGTCGGCGCGCTCCGAAGGCGGCGTGCCGCGCGTTGCCGCCACGCTCGAGCGCAGCGACAAATGGCTGGCGCAGACGCCGCAGATGTTCCGGCTGGGCACCTTGCGCGCCGCGCTCGGGGCGATGGGCGCGGCCGCCACAGACGAGGCCAGCGCCATCGAGGCGTCGGGGCGCTCGCCGCGGCTCGTGGCCGGCAGCGCGCAGAACTTCAAGGTCACCTATCCCGAGGACTTCGCGCTGGCCGAGGCCGTGCTGCAGGCCCGCGCGCGCGTTGGATAA
- the ispF gene encoding 2-C-methyl-D-erythritol 2,4-cyclodiphosphate synthase — MTIQFRIGEGWDTHALVPGRKLIIGGVEVPHSMGLLGHSDADVLLHAITDALLGGAALGDIGRHFPDTDAQFKGADSVALLVEAARRVRAAGYEIGNIDSTVIAQAPKLAPFIAAMCTRIAQALGLEPDQVNVKAKTAEKLGPVGQLQAMEARAAVLLFRSAAAGAEAGGA; from the coding sequence ATGACCATTCAATTCCGGATCGGAGAGGGCTGGGACACCCATGCCCTGGTGCCAGGGCGCAAGCTGATCATCGGCGGGGTCGAGGTGCCGCACAGCATGGGCCTGCTCGGGCATTCCGATGCCGACGTGCTGCTGCATGCCATCACCGACGCGCTGCTCGGCGGCGCGGCGCTGGGCGATATCGGCCGGCATTTCCCCGACACCGATGCGCAGTTCAAGGGCGCGGATTCGGTGGCGCTGCTGGTCGAGGCCGCGCGGCGCGTGCGCGCCGCGGGCTACGAGATCGGCAACATCGACAGCACCGTCATTGCCCAGGCACCCAAGCTTGCGCCTTTCATCGCCGCGATGTGCACGCGCATCGCGCAGGCGCTGGGCCTCGAGCCCGATCAGGTCAACGTCAAGGCCAAGACCGCCGAGAAGCTGGGCCCGGTGGGCCAGCTGCAGGCCATGGAGGCACGCGCCGCGGTGCTGCTTTTCAGGTCCGCTGCGGCGGGCGCGGAGGCAGGTGGCGCTTGA
- a CDS encoding DUF3820 family protein: MDSEQLQRLLTVQMPYGKYQGRCIADLPGHYLMWLAREGFPRGELGQLLALMYELDHNGLGYLLEPLRG, from the coding sequence ATGGACTCCGAACAACTCCAGCGCCTGCTGACAGTGCAGATGCCCTATGGCAAATACCAGGGCCGCTGCATTGCCGACCTGCCCGGCCACTACCTGATGTGGCTGGCGCGCGAAGGCTTTCCGCGCGGGGAGCTGGGGCAGCTGCTGGCGCTGATGTATGAGCTCGATCACAACGGGCTGGGGTATTTGCTGGAGCCGTTGCGGGGGTGA
- the ompR gene encoding two-component system response regulator OmpR produces MGTQTNRTDKILVVDDDARIRDLLRRYLTQEGFEIMIAEDGKALNRILLRETVDLIVLDLMMPGEDGLSICRRLRAANDRTPIIMLTAKGEDVDRIVGLEVGADDYLGKPFNPRELLARIHAVLRRRPPQEAPGAPSGDNEIVSFGPFAFDLGTRVLQKNGEELPLTTGEFAMLKALVRHPRQPLSREKLALLARGREFEPFDRSLDVQVSRLRKLIEEDPAAPRYIQTVWGVGYVFVPDGNN; encoded by the coding sequence ATGGGCACACAGACCAACCGCACCGACAAGATCCTGGTTGTCGACGACGATGCGCGGATCCGCGATCTGCTGCGCCGCTACCTGACCCAGGAAGGTTTCGAGATCATGATTGCCGAGGACGGCAAGGCCTTGAACCGCATCTTGCTGCGCGAAACGGTGGACCTGATCGTGCTGGATCTGATGATGCCGGGCGAAGACGGCCTGTCCATCTGCCGGCGCCTGCGCGCGGCGAACGACCGCACGCCGATCATCATGCTGACCGCCAAGGGCGAGGACGTGGACCGCATCGTCGGCCTGGAAGTCGGCGCCGACGATTACCTGGGCAAGCCCTTCAACCCGCGTGAACTGCTGGCGCGCATCCATGCCGTCCTGCGCCGCCGCCCTCCGCAGGAGGCCCCTGGCGCGCCCTCGGGCGACAACGAGATCGTCAGCTTCGGCCCCTTCGCCTTCGACCTGGGCACTCGCGTGCTGCAGAAGAACGGCGAGGAACTGCCGCTCACGACCGGTGAATTCGCCATGCTCAAGGCCCTGGTGCGCCACCCGCGCCAGCCGCTGTCGCGCGAGAAGCTGGCACTGCTGGCACGTGGCCGCGAGTTCGAGCCCTTCGACCGCAGCCTCGACGTGCAGGTGTCGCGCCTGCGCAAGCTCATCGAGGAGGATCCAGCGGCGCCGCGCTATATCCAGACCGTGTGGGGCGTGGGCTACGTGTTCGTGCCGGATGGCAACAACTGA
- a CDS encoding Bug family tripartite tricarboxylate transporter substrate binding protein, whose translation MPIRRLIPSLACALIATLAAAPALAQGAYPDHPVKVMVALPAGGSADMIARAVSQKLAAELGQPFVVENRAGASGQIGLPAVARAPADGYTLTVSPASFLTTNKAIFKSLPYDPQADFVPLTKLVNQPMVLVVKDKQKFPSVAAVVAAAKAAPGKLTYASSGDGSPQHLAALMFETRTRASMLHVPYKGGAPAVNDTLAGNVDMLFAVLPEALPHLQAGKLHALGILAPQRSSVLSGTPTMAESGFADLNLSAWVGLLAPAKTPQPVIDRLQRAVHGILAGDIKAKLGESGMEVAPTTSQQLQQTIAEEIRLHAELVKAAGLTPQ comes from the coding sequence ATGCCGATTCGACGCCTAATTCCCTCCCTGGCCTGCGCACTGATCGCGACGCTGGCAGCTGCACCCGCATTGGCCCAGGGCGCCTACCCCGATCATCCAGTCAAGGTCATGGTCGCGCTGCCGGCCGGCGGCAGTGCCGACATGATCGCGCGCGCCGTGAGCCAGAAGCTCGCGGCCGAGCTGGGCCAGCCCTTCGTGGTGGAAAACCGCGCCGGCGCCTCGGGCCAGATCGGCCTGCCGGCGGTGGCGCGCGCGCCGGCCGACGGCTACACGCTCACCGTGTCGCCCGCGTCCTTTCTCACCACCAACAAGGCGATCTTCAAGTCCCTGCCTTACGACCCGCAGGCCGACTTCGTGCCGCTCACCAAGCTGGTCAACCAGCCGATGGTGCTGGTGGTGAAGGACAAGCAGAAATTCCCCAGCGTTGCGGCCGTCGTGGCCGCTGCCAAGGCAGCACCGGGCAAGCTGACCTATGCCTCCTCGGGCGACGGCAGCCCGCAGCATCTGGCGGCGCTGATGTTCGAGACCCGCACCCGGGCCAGCATGCTGCACGTGCCCTACAAGGGCGGCGCGCCCGCCGTGAACGACACGCTGGCGGGCAATGTCGACATGCTGTTCGCGGTGCTGCCCGAGGCGCTGCCGCATCTGCAGGCAGGCAAGCTGCATGCGCTGGGCATCCTCGCCCCGCAGCGCTCTTCCGTCTTGTCCGGCACGCCCACCATGGCCGAAAGCGGCTTTGCCGATCTGAACCTGTCGGCCTGGGTAGGCCTGCTGGCGCCGGCAAAGACACCGCAGCCGGTGATCGACAGGCTGCAGCGCGCGGTGCATGGCATCCTGGCGGGAGACATCAAGGCGAAACTGGGCGAAAGCGGCATGGAAGTCGCGCCCACCACTTCGCAGCAGCTGCAGCAGACCATTGCCGAGGAGATCAGGCTGCACGCCGAACTGGTGAAGGCCGCGGGCCTCACGCCGCAATGA
- a CDS encoding 3-hydroxybutyrate dehydrogenase, whose translation MLKGKTALVTGSTSGIGLGIARALAQQGANVVLNGFGDVEGPRAEVQAAGQAHGAKVAYHGADMSRVADIEDMVDYSVRNFGQVDILVNNAGIQHVAPIQEFAPERWDAVIAINLSSAFHATRLVLPAMQAADNGRGWGRIINVASVHGLVGSAQKSAYVAAKHGLIGLTKVCALENATTGITCNAICPGWVLTPLVQKQVDAKAADQGISIEEATKQLLSEKEPSLQFTTPEELGALAVFFCSPAGANVRGVAWNMDGGWAAQ comes from the coding sequence ATGCTGAAAGGCAAAACTGCTCTTGTCACCGGATCAACCAGCGGCATCGGCCTGGGCATCGCCCGGGCGCTCGCGCAGCAGGGCGCCAATGTCGTGCTCAACGGATTCGGCGACGTCGAGGGGCCGCGCGCCGAGGTGCAGGCCGCGGGCCAGGCGCATGGCGCCAAGGTCGCCTACCATGGCGCCGACATGTCGCGCGTGGCCGATATCGAGGACATGGTCGACTACAGCGTGCGCAATTTCGGGCAGGTCGACATCCTGGTGAACAACGCCGGCATCCAGCACGTGGCGCCGATCCAGGAATTCGCGCCCGAGCGCTGGGACGCGGTCATTGCCATCAACCTCTCCAGTGCCTTCCACGCCACGCGCCTGGTGCTGCCGGCGATGCAGGCCGCCGACAACGGCCGGGGCTGGGGCCGCATCATCAATGTCGCCTCGGTGCACGGGCTGGTGGGCTCGGCGCAGAAGTCGGCCTATGTGGCGGCCAAGCATGGCCTGATTGGCTTGACCAAGGTCTGTGCGCTCGAGAACGCGACCACGGGCATCACCTGCAACGCGATCTGCCCCGGCTGGGTGCTCACGCCGCTGGTGCAAAAGCAGGTCGATGCCAAGGCGGCCGACCAGGGCATCAGCATCGAGGAGGCGACGAAGCAGCTGCTGTCCGAGAAGGAGCCTTCGCTGCAGTTCACCACGCCCGAGGAATTGGGGGCGCTGGCGGTGTTCTTCTGCTCGCCGGCGGGCGCCAATGTGCGCGGGGTGGCTTGGAATATGGACGGGGGCTGGGCGGCGCAGTAA